Proteins from one Erythrolamprus reginae isolate rEryReg1 chromosome 6, rEryReg1.hap1, whole genome shotgun sequence genomic window:
- the PDE6H gene encoding retinal cone rhodopsin-sensitive cGMP 3',5'-cyclic phosphodiesterase subunit gamma, whose product MSDNAAANLNAKDSTGPTTPRKGPPKFKQRQTRQFKSKPPKKGVKGFGDDIPGMEGLGTDITVICPWEAFSHLELHELAQFGII is encoded by the exons ATGTCTGATAATGCTGCAGCTAACCTCAATGCAAAAGATTCAACAGGGCCAACTACCCCACGCAAGGGGCCTCCTAAATTCAAGCAAAGGCAAACAAGACAATTCAAGAGCAAGCCTCCTAAGAAAGGAGTAAAAGG TTTTGGAGATGATATTCCAGGAATGGAAGGACTTGGAACAG ATATCACTGTGATCTGCCCCTGGGAAGCTTTCAGCCATCTCGAACTTCATGAATTGGCACAGTTTGGAATAATATAA